The sequence TTTATGATGCCTCCATCCCCACCCGTCAGGGCGATGGTTTTCATGCCGTGCCCACGGGCATACTGCAGCACATTGAATACGCTTCGACTGTTGCCGCTTGTTGACAGGCCAAGCACAACATCTCCTTCCCTGCCATAGGCTTCGGCAAGCCGCCGGAACACCACGTCATAACCAAGATCGTTTGCCCCTGCAGTCAGGGCCGTCGTGTCGGCGTTCAAGGCAATCGCCGGCAATGCCGGACGCTCTACGCTGCTGCGGTAGCGGATCGTCAGTTCGGTAGCGAGATGCTGCGCATCAGCTGCACTCCCTCCGTTGCCGCAGAGCAGCAGCTTTCCGCCATCCTCGAAAGTCGAAGCGATCAAGCGTGCCATGGCAACAATAACCGCACTGTTCTGCCGGGCCACGTTCTCCTTCAGCCTTGCGCTGTAAAGCATGGTGTCGAGCACAACCTCCTCATAAGGCGTTCGGTCGGCCAGACCTCCTGCTGAACATCTGCATTTGGGGATCATAACAAACAGTTTAATACATGGACGAGTTCAAAAGCAAACCAATATAACGAAAAAAACAGGCGCTCCGCTACTGCGGCAACGGAAGCGGCCATGCCGCACAGAGCTGCGGCAATGGAACTTTTACCCCCGCCTTTTTTTTAATATTGCAAGAGCAACTCTCCTGGCAACACTCTTGAAGCATCTGCCGTCATGAAAAACATACTCGTGCCGACCGATTTTTCCTCACATGCCATGGCGGCTTTTGAAACCGCAGTCTCGCTGTCCCGCAGAACAGGAGCACAGGTGTACCTTTACCATGTGATTGAAGTTCCTGAAGTTGCGGAAATGCATGAGCTGATGGCATGGCGGGAATCCGGCGGTGAAGGAAGCATGGAGAGCGCGGACGGCATGCTTCGTCAACTGGTAATGAACGAAGCGTATCACGATATCCGCCCCGTATATTCCATCGACTACGGAACCCCTCACAAATGCATCAGTGCGAAGGCTGCCGGAGAAGGGTTCGACCTTGTGGTCATCGGAAGCCATGGGATGAGCAGAATAGACAAAATTATTTTTGGGTCGACCACGGAAAAGGTCATCCGCAATACGCTCTGCCCTATACTGACCATCAACGATACGATTTCCTGCTTCCAGCCCTCGACTATCGTCTTCTGTGCTGGCATTGCTGCGGAGCAGGCCTGCGGACTTGAGACCGTCAAATCGATATCACTGCTCTACAATGCCGTGATTCACATCGTAAAAGTCTCGACTCCAGAGCATTTCGAAACCACCCGACAGTCACGAATGGCGATGAAAACCTTCGCCGAAACAAACAAACTGGCGGAGTATACCCTGAACCACTACAACGACCGGAGCGTCGAGGAAGGCCTTAAGCATTTTGCTGAAGACATCAACGCCGACATGCTCTGTATGCCGACACACGGCTCCTCGGGGATTCGTCACCTCTTCAGAAAAAGCGTAACCGGGAGCGTAACCGGACAGATCGCCATTCCGGTTCTTACCTGCAGGATACCGGGAACATGATCTGCCCCCCGTACCCGTATCAATCGCCTTTCGTTATCCAGGAAAGCCTGCGGCCGCAGACACGGCAATAGAGTGCATCGGTATCGTGCACAACATCTGGACACGAGGGGCAGGAACGGTTCCTGCTGTTTCTGCCGCGCATCGACGACATTTCCGAAGAAACGATGCCGGTAGGAACCGCAATGATGCTGTAACCGGTTATCATCAGCAGTGCGGCAAGAAACCTGCCTGCAGGAGTCTGCGGAGAGATATCCCCGTATCCGACGGTAGTTACGGTGACAATTGCCCAGTAAATACTTTCGGGAATGCTCCTGAAACCATTTTCAGGTCCCTCGATCATATACATGATCGCACCGACGATACTGACGAGCACCAGAACAAAAAAGAGAAAAACCATGATTTTCCTGCCAGACGCCCTGATGGAGGCTGTCACGAAGTCAGCTTCCCTGACAAAGGTCATGAGCTTGAGAAGCCTGAAAATCCTGAGAACCCTGAAAAAACGGACGATGAGAAAATATTGTGCCCCCGGAAACAGCATACTGAAATAGGTCGGCAGAATGGAGAAAAGGTCGATGAGACCGAAAAAGCTTGTCGCGTAACGCGTTCGGCTCTTTGCCGCATAGAGGCGCAGAAAATATTCCAGCGTGAACAGCACGGTAAAAAACCATTCAAGGACATAGAGCGGCCCCCCATAAAGCTTGTGCAGCGGAGCAACGCTGTCGAGCATCACAACCAGGACACTTGCACAGATAGCGCCGATAAGGCCCAGATCGAACAGCTTCGAGGGAATGGTACTGCTGTCGAAAATAATATGCCGGGCAACCTCTCTGAATGTTCTTTTTGCCGCCATGAATCTCTGCCAGAAATAATTCACAGATGAAGAAAAGGCTGTATATCAATAATAAGAAAGAAAATCTTTCCGATTCCTTACCCCGGCATCTTTCAGAGGAAGTGCACCGGCATAAAAAAACTCCGCCTGACGAGCAGCATCAGACGGAGTTCGAGAGAGATGAAGGGATAAGAATCCTCAGTGGTACCTGGCGCTCTCTTCCTTGACGAATTCGACAAGAAGCTTCAGGTTTGCCGGATCGACATCGGGAAGAATACCATGTCCGAGGTTGAAAACATGACCTGAGCTTTCGGTGTGCTGACCGAACTGTTTCAGGACTTTTGCTGCTTCCGACTTGATCTTTTCAGGGGTGCCGTAGAGCACTGTCGGATCGAGATTACCCTGCAGGGCGACTCGGTCCTTGAGCTCGGCACGGGCTTTTGCGATATCTATGCCCCATCCAAGACCCATGGCATCGCAGCCGGTATCAGCAATATCGGAAAGAATGGTGTTGCAGTCTTTCGAAAATACGATAACGGGAATGTCTGGATACTTCGCCTTGACAGCCTGAACATTCTGCTTGATGTAAGGAAGAGCGAATTCACGATAATCGTCCTCGGAGAGAGCGCTTGCCCATGAATCGAAAATCTGGATTGCGTCGGCACCGGCCTCGACCTGCTTGAGCAGATAGGCGCTGATGGTTTCGGAAATCTTGCCGAGCAGAAGATGGGCCATCTGCGGCTCACGGTACATCATTTTCTTGGCAAAAGCGTAGTTCTTCGAGCCGCCGCCTTCCACTGCATAGGTAAAGAGCGTCCATGCGGCACCGGAAAAACCGATAAGCGGAACGCGATTGTCGAGTTCTTTCTTGGTAAGACGCAGGGCATCCATAACATAGCCGAGCTTCTCATCGATATCGGGCACGATGAGCTTGTCGATATCTGCCTTGCTGCGGATGACAGGAGAAAGCTTGATTCCTTTTGTCTCGATAATCTCGACGTTCATTCCCATGGCTTCATTGATCACAAGAATGTCGGAAAAGATGATCGCGGCATCGACACCCATCAGATCAACAGGCTGAATGGTTACCTCGGCGGCCAGTTCAGGCGTTTTGCAAAGGGTTAAAAAGTCAGTTTTTTCTCTGACTGCCCGATACTCCGGAAGATAGCGGCCGGCCTGTCTCATCACCCAGATAGGCGTCCTGGAACAGGGCTGACGCTTCAATGCCCGGAGAAATAGATCATTTTTGAGCATGCAATGCAATAATTTGAGATGTTAAAAAAACAGTACCCCGCTGTTACTTCCGGGAGTGCCGGCTCAGACGGTTTTGTAAAATGGCAAAGCTACATTTTTTTAGCCTTATTTGAAAACCTTTCATGAAAAGCCGGCATGATCTCTCCCGCCTGGTGCAGGAGAGCGATAATTCCTTCAGCTTACGATATGCCGTTTGATTCCAAGCTGTTTATCCGTA comes from Chlorobium limicola DSM 245 and encodes:
- a CDS encoding D-sedoheptulose-7-phosphate isomerase, with translation MIPKCRCSAGGLADRTPYEEVVLDTMLYSARLKENVARQNSAVIVAMARLIASTFEDGGKLLLCGNGGSAADAQHLATELTIRYRSSVERPALPAIALNADTTALTAGANDLGYDVVFRRLAEAYGREGDVVLGLSTSGNSRSVFNVLQYARGHGMKTIALTGGDGGIIKDLADLSIVVPHSGSADRVQECHITIGHVIIDLVERLLGYSPSRK
- a CDS encoding universal stress protein — its product is MKNILVPTDFSSHAMAAFETAVSLSRRTGAQVYLYHVIEVPEVAEMHELMAWRESGGEGSMESADGMLRQLVMNEAYHDIRPVYSIDYGTPHKCISAKAAGEGFDLVVIGSHGMSRIDKIIFGSTTEKVIRNTLCPILTINDTISCFQPSTIVFCAGIAAEQACGLETVKSISLLYNAVIHIVKVSTPEHFETTRQSRMAMKTFAETNKLAEYTLNHYNDRSVEEGLKHFAEDINADMLCMPTHGSSGIRHLFRKSVTGSVTGQIAIPVLTCRIPGT
- a CDS encoding ion transporter; amino-acid sequence: MAAKRTFREVARHIIFDSSTIPSKLFDLGLIGAICASVLVVMLDSVAPLHKLYGGPLYVLEWFFTVLFTLEYFLRLYAAKSRTRYATSFFGLIDLFSILPTYFSMLFPGAQYFLIVRFFRVLRIFRLLKLMTFVREADFVTASIRASGRKIMVFLFFVLVLVSIVGAIMYMIEGPENGFRSIPESIYWAIVTVTTVGYGDISPQTPAGRFLAALLMITGYSIIAVPTGIVSSEMSSMRGRNSRNRSCPSCPDVVHDTDALYCRVCGRRLSWITKGD
- the hemE gene encoding uroporphyrinogen decarboxylase — its product is MLKNDLFLRALKRQPCSRTPIWVMRQAGRYLPEYRAVREKTDFLTLCKTPELAAEVTIQPVDLMGVDAAIIFSDILVINEAMGMNVEIIETKGIKLSPVIRSKADIDKLIVPDIDEKLGYVMDALRLTKKELDNRVPLIGFSGAAWTLFTYAVEGGGSKNYAFAKKMMYREPQMAHLLLGKISETISAYLLKQVEAGADAIQIFDSWASALSEDDYREFALPYIKQNVQAVKAKYPDIPVIVFSKDCNTILSDIADTGCDAMGLGWGIDIAKARAELKDRVALQGNLDPTVLYGTPEKIKSEAAKVLKQFGQHTESSGHVFNLGHGILPDVDPANLKLLVEFVKEESARYH